A region of Paractinoplanes abujensis DNA encodes the following proteins:
- a CDS encoding WXG100 family type VII secretion target, producing MSDVANPLIAEREDSTRWFSGIFLAEDVDSLMASFNGGGWIDPAIGGIAAGLDALAFVTDPLGQLVSWGVGWLIEHVKPLSDALDALAGDPDQINAYAQTWNNVSGAMTAAGTTLHDGAVRQITTWTGVAARSYRHVAGEHEAAMQALAKAAAALGQITAGAGMLVATVRMMVRDLIADFVSVLAVRLWEWLAEAGLTLGLGTPWVIAQVSTLVGKWVARIAKLLDGLVGSLRRLTPMMRTLEKTIDDIKAVLRRLGRGADTPGTTPARDTHLFHAEADPLRRHGPARETHPAEWEAAMREAEEAGVEVVVRDGAMAYGPAPSAGSPGQMILDPDASYGALLHEMSHLRDDRAAGWEGMAGAMGDPRARYQNEARAYQQEIDYARSIGDQESVDRLHELLRQEYEYIFGEAPP from the coding sequence GTGAGCGATGTGGCCAACCCGCTGATCGCGGAGCGGGAGGACAGCACACGCTGGTTCAGCGGCATCTTCCTGGCCGAGGATGTTGACTCGCTTATGGCGTCCTTCAACGGGGGTGGCTGGATCGACCCGGCCATCGGCGGGATCGCGGCCGGGCTCGACGCGCTGGCCTTCGTCACTGATCCGCTGGGTCAGCTCGTGTCGTGGGGCGTCGGCTGGCTCATCGAGCACGTCAAGCCGCTGTCCGACGCGCTGGACGCGCTGGCCGGGGACCCCGATCAGATCAACGCGTACGCTCAGACCTGGAACAACGTCTCCGGGGCGATGACCGCAGCGGGGACGACGCTGCACGACGGTGCCGTACGGCAGATCACGACCTGGACGGGTGTCGCGGCCAGGTCGTATCGGCACGTCGCCGGCGAACACGAGGCCGCCATGCAGGCGCTGGCCAAGGCGGCCGCGGCGCTCGGGCAGATCACCGCTGGGGCCGGGATGCTCGTGGCGACCGTACGGATGATGGTCCGTGACCTGATCGCCGATTTCGTGTCGGTGCTGGCCGTACGCCTGTGGGAATGGCTGGCCGAGGCGGGCCTGACGCTGGGGCTCGGCACGCCATGGGTGATCGCCCAGGTCAGCACGCTCGTCGGGAAGTGGGTCGCACGGATCGCGAAGCTGCTCGACGGCCTGGTCGGCAGCCTGCGACGGCTCACCCCGATGATGCGCACGCTCGAGAAGACCATCGACGACATCAAGGCGGTGCTGCGCAGGCTGGGCCGGGGCGCCGACACACCGGGCACCACGCCAGCCCGCGACACCCACCTGTTCCACGCCGAGGCCGACCCGCTGCGCCGGCACGGTCCCGCTCGCGAGACCCATCCGGCCGAGTGGGAGGCGGCCATGCGCGAGGCGGAGGAGGCCGGGGTCGAGGTCGTCGTGCGGGACGGCGCGATGGCGTATGGGCCCGCGCCGTCGGCAGGAAGCCCGGGGCAGATGATTCTGGACCCGGACGCCTCCTACGGCGCCCTGCTGCACGAGATGTCACACTTGCGCGACGACCGGGCCGCCGGCTGGGAGGGCATGGCCGGCGCAATGGGCGACCCGCGTGCCCGATACCAGAACGAGGCGCGCGCTTACCAGCAAGAGATCGACTACGCCCGGTCGATCGGGGACCAGGAGTCGGTCGACCGGCTGCACGAGCTGCTGCGGCAGGAGTACGAATACATCTTCGGAGAGGCACCACCATGA
- a CDS encoding non-homologous end joining protein Ku produces MARPIWTGAITFGLVSVPVAMYSATHDHEVSFHQFEKGTSDRIRYKRINERTGKEVDYDDIVKGAEVGDGDYVMLDQEELDSVAPGRSKSLDIHRFVELADIDPLYYQKTYWLGPGSDETAKVYGLLRDAMADSGRAAVGTLVMRGKEYLTAIRPEKKLLVLQTMYFADEVRDPDEQVDSLPQRNKAKPAEMHMAQQLIDSMSGPWKPADFRDTYTDRVKDLVKAKSKGKKVKTADPAPDPTAASDLFEILRKSVEAASKRRAAAPASAASKKPATAPKKGKKPDVAGLSKAELLKLARKLDVPGRSSMSRPELEKAVRKAA; encoded by the coding sequence ATGGCGCGACCCATCTGGACCGGGGCGATCACCTTCGGCCTCGTGTCGGTTCCCGTGGCGATGTATTCGGCCACCCACGACCACGAGGTGAGCTTCCACCAGTTCGAGAAGGGCACCTCGGACCGCATCCGGTACAAGCGGATCAACGAGCGCACCGGCAAAGAGGTCGACTACGACGACATCGTCAAGGGCGCCGAGGTCGGCGACGGCGACTACGTCATGCTCGACCAGGAAGAACTCGACTCGGTGGCGCCGGGCCGCTCCAAGAGCCTCGACATCCACCGGTTCGTCGAGCTGGCCGACATCGATCCGCTGTACTACCAGAAGACGTACTGGCTGGGGCCGGGCAGCGACGAGACGGCCAAGGTGTACGGCCTGCTGCGCGACGCCATGGCCGACAGCGGCCGGGCCGCGGTGGGCACACTGGTCATGCGGGGCAAGGAGTATCTCACGGCCATCCGCCCCGAGAAGAAGCTGCTCGTGCTGCAGACCATGTATTTCGCCGACGAGGTACGCGACCCCGACGAGCAGGTCGACTCGCTGCCCCAGCGCAACAAGGCCAAGCCGGCCGAGATGCACATGGCCCAGCAGCTGATCGACTCGATGTCCGGGCCGTGGAAGCCGGCCGACTTCCGCGACACCTACACCGACCGGGTCAAGGACCTGGTCAAGGCCAAGTCGAAGGGCAAGAAGGTCAAAACCGCCGACCCCGCCCCGGACCCGACCGCGGCCTCGGACCTGTTCGAGATCCTGCGCAAGAGCGTCGAGGCCGCCTCGAAACGCCGAGCGGCCGCCCCGGCGTCGGCCGCCTCCAAGAAGCCGGCCACCGCTCCCAAGAAAGGGAAGAAGCCCGACGTCGCCGGCCTGTCCAAGGCCGAGCTGCTCAAGCTGGCTCGCAAGCTCGACGTGCCCGGCCGCTCGTCGATGTCGCGCCCCGAACTGGAGAAGGCCGTCCGCAAGGCCGCCTGA
- a CDS encoding sensor histidine kinase encodes MTPSATPAPRPTGVRRSVVAVVLVALVGLSGTALSALALRNAEDDRNNRAVGQRTTIIAQAISAEVDRYTASLLDLAAAVGAQSSLEAAEFTAITAAVDRERFPGGTGLAMVVPTPTSGVAALQARWRQLGATRLTLRPNGAATHRFAVLDKGLDDTGSVAGLDLSRSPQAVEAMDAAEAGRRVTVSRTYRLLKDSDRPFEERQLSFVFVAPVFATSPAAADNGRFRGWLVLGVRGGDFLSEIVADSAGVRVAVTLLDDGSGDPLPLAVWKPEIPLDSGVEPHEAPVEVAQRSWTLRVEGTTRLLTDTVQSFDELAWLVGIVLTALLVALTGTIATSRNRALRRVDEATAALRTDIARREEVEHRLRQRETELVGFAGVVAHDLRSPLARIMGYADFLQEEAYDRLDDMQRDFLTRLRKGADHMRVLIDDLLDYATAENRTMANVPVDLHRLAEEITRERSGDRPADVVVGELPTIHGDPTLLRQVLDNLIGNAIKYTPADREPRIRIGCRPEGEGRWRCEVSDNGIGIPERDRGAVFDAFTRVGGSENFPGTGLGLAIVHRIIERHDGRVGVDANPEGGSVFWFTVPAEMPSRTSQEQMS; translated from the coding sequence GTGACCCCCAGCGCCACCCCCGCTCCCCGGCCGACCGGGGTACGCCGGTCGGTGGTGGCTGTCGTGCTGGTCGCGCTGGTCGGCCTGAGCGGGACCGCGCTGTCCGCCCTCGCCTTGCGCAACGCCGAGGACGACCGGAACAACCGGGCCGTCGGACAGCGCACAACGATCATCGCGCAGGCCATCTCGGCCGAGGTCGACCGCTACACGGCCTCATTGCTCGACCTGGCCGCGGCCGTCGGGGCCCAGTCGTCACTCGAGGCGGCCGAGTTCACCGCGATCACCGCCGCGGTCGACCGGGAACGGTTCCCCGGCGGCACCGGGCTGGCCATGGTCGTGCCCACGCCGACCAGCGGGGTGGCCGCGCTGCAGGCCCGCTGGCGGCAACTGGGAGCCACCCGGCTGACCCTGCGCCCGAACGGCGCCGCCACGCACCGGTTCGCGGTACTCGACAAGGGGCTGGACGACACCGGCAGCGTGGCCGGGCTCGACCTGTCCCGCTCCCCGCAGGCGGTCGAGGCCATGGACGCCGCCGAAGCCGGTCGCCGGGTCACCGTCAGCCGCACGTACCGCCTGCTCAAGGACTCGGACCGGCCGTTCGAGGAGCGCCAGCTGTCGTTCGTCTTCGTCGCCCCGGTCTTCGCGACCTCCCCCGCCGCGGCCGACAACGGCCGGTTCCGGGGCTGGCTGGTGCTGGGCGTGCGCGGCGGTGACTTCCTCAGCGAGATCGTGGCCGACTCGGCCGGTGTCAGGGTGGCCGTCACCCTGCTCGACGACGGCTCCGGCGACCCCCTGCCCCTGGCCGTCTGGAAACCGGAGATCCCGCTCGACTCGGGCGTCGAACCCCACGAAGCGCCGGTCGAGGTGGCCCAGCGTTCCTGGACGCTGCGGGTCGAGGGCACCACCCGGCTGCTCACCGATACCGTCCAGAGCTTCGACGAGCTGGCGTGGCTGGTCGGGATCGTGCTGACGGCCCTGCTGGTCGCGCTTACGGGCACCATCGCCACGTCCCGCAACCGGGCGTTGCGCCGCGTCGACGAGGCCACCGCGGCGCTGCGCACCGACATCGCCCGCCGCGAAGAGGTCGAACACCGGCTGCGCCAGCGCGAAACCGAGCTCGTCGGGTTCGCCGGGGTCGTCGCGCACGACCTGCGCAGCCCGCTCGCACGGATCATGGGCTACGCCGACTTCCTGCAGGAGGAGGCGTACGACCGGCTCGACGACATGCAACGCGACTTCCTCACGCGGCTGCGCAAAGGCGCCGACCACATGCGCGTGCTGATCGACGACCTGCTCGACTACGCCACCGCCGAGAACCGCACCATGGCCAACGTGCCGGTCGACCTGCACCGGCTCGCCGAGGAGATCACCCGCGAACGCTCCGGTGACCGGCCGGCCGACGTCGTGGTGGGTGAACTGCCGACGATCCACGGCGACCCGACGCTGCTGCGGCAAGTACTGGACAACCTCATCGGCAACGCCATCAAATACACGCCCGCCGATCGTGAGCCCCGCATCCGGATCGGCTGCCGGCCCGAGGGCGAGGGACGCTGGCGCTGCGAGGTCAGCGACAACGGCATCGGCATTCCGGAACGGGATCGGGGGGCGGTGTTCGACGCCTTCACCCGGGTCGGCGGCAGCGAGAACTTTCCGGGCACGGGATTGGGGCTGGCCATCGTGCACCGCATCATTGAACGGCACGACGGCCGCGTCGGCGTCGACGCCAATCCCGAGGGTGGGAGCGTTTTCTGGTTCACCGTGCCCGCGGAGATGCCCTCAAGAACCAGTCAAGAACAGATGTCCTAG